One part of the Sulfolobus tengchongensis genome encodes these proteins:
- a CDS encoding amidohydrolase family protein, with protein MIDFHFHAPVKEFLEFLGDYAEPAIKYFNSKIEVKGLKETLDYYETFGIKRFVVLPIDATTFLGRKIPNQVITLDDRIVRFVSVDPLKPNAEEELKSAIKEFEPVGVKLHPQLQGFHPLDERALRIYDIIDSNGLVVVFHTGTSGIGAGVKSKIRLDYGRPIYFDEIAVRYQNTKIILAHFGWPWTEEAIAIALHKPNVYLDLSGWAPKYIPQVIWSNAKRLSDKLLFGSDFPLIRPERWIEEFKQVNLSQDIKDKIVKYNAERLIDKRS; from the coding sequence ATGATTGATTTCCATTTTCATGCCCCAGTAAAGGAGTTCTTAGAGTTTTTAGGGGATTACGCTGAACCTGCAATTAAATACTTTAACTCCAAGATTGAGGTTAAGGGATTAAAGGAAACCTTAGATTATTATGAAACTTTCGGAATAAAGAGATTCGTAGTATTACCCATAGACGCTACTACGTTTTTAGGTAGAAAAATACCTAACCAAGTAATTACCTTAGACGATAGAATTGTTAGATTTGTTTCTGTAGATCCATTAAAACCAAATGCAGAAGAGGAGTTAAAGAGTGCTATAAAAGAATTTGAACCAGTAGGAGTTAAATTGCATCCTCAACTCCAAGGATTTCATCCTTTAGACGAAAGGGCATTACGAATCTATGATATAATTGACTCCAATGGATTAGTAGTTGTTTTTCACACTGGTACATCTGGGATTGGAGCAGGAGTAAAATCAAAAATTAGACTAGATTACGGTAGGCCTATTTATTTTGACGAAATTGCAGTAAGGTATCAAAACACGAAGATAATTTTAGCTCACTTTGGATGGCCTTGGACTGAAGAAGCTATAGCTATTGCCTTACATAAACCTAATGTATATCTCGATCTATCTGGATGGGCTCCTAAGTACATACCACAAGTAATTTGGAGTAATGCAAAAAGGCTAAGTGATAAACTACTATTTGGTTCCGATTTCCCATTAATAAGACCAGAACGATGGATTGAGGAATTTAAACAAGTTAATTTAAGTCAAGATATAAAAGATAAAATAGTTAAATACAACGCTGAGAGACTAATCGATAAAAGAAGTTAA
- a CDS encoding isochorismatase family cysteine hydrolase: MSFFNVEEIKKFINRSNSVLVVWDVQETLVNSIFNKDEFIKKLKELIDSARTYNVPIVYTMITPYPERFQPKITLRRSFNPGDIYKDVYPREGDVILRKNTPSIFVGTNFELMLRNAGINSIVFTGIATDIGVETSARHAQALGFIPIVAREAVSSADKEAHERSLANMQRLMLVLSNKEIIELWQK; encoded by the coding sequence ATGTCATTTTTCAACGTGGAGGAAATAAAAAAGTTCATAAATAGGAGCAATTCAGTCTTGGTAGTATGGGATGTACAAGAAACATTAGTTAACTCCATCTTTAATAAGGATGAGTTCATCAAGAAATTAAAAGAGTTAATAGATTCAGCAAGGACGTATAATGTGCCCATTGTGTATACCATGATTACACCTTACCCTGAGAGATTTCAACCTAAAATCACGTTAAGACGTTCATTCAATCCTGGAGATATTTATAAGGACGTTTATCCTAGAGAAGGTGACGTTATCTTAAGGAAGAATACTCCCAGTATTTTTGTGGGTACTAATTTTGAGTTAATGCTTAGAAATGCTGGGATTAATTCAATAGTATTTACGGGTATAGCAACAGATATTGGAGTTGAAACTTCAGCTAGACATGCACAAGCATTAGGTTTTATACCAATAGTTGCAAGAGAAGCAGTTTCATCAGCGGATAAAGAAGCTCACGAACGATCTTTAGCAAACATGCAGAGATTAATGTTAGTATTATCAAACAAGGAAATAATAGAATTATGGCAAAAATGA
- a CDS encoding DUF973 family protein, whose protein sequence is MSLSNNEEFRALLYLRRGILDLVVITLIELLSILLIFVMEYLRLTIALQNFFITLPASVASVLLLFIAYSDVKRGYFYSEKVGIRIKTSNIVSPLLLLLFLLSLIGLSSYILTLVGLFTSISNAILNSAETLLRLFAFVTFVFLGFSYKIVGDHYKNDYISIGSLAFILGVVVFIFNYRYGGLLAFISIITIYVGFSNILGGLTKPSTINGVLRSNGEAEVLVYSESEAQITNAYIVGTQYVSNSITPTILNKGYTTLKINFNTTLPLNVNNNYIIRLILANGKNIDVNVIFQQ, encoded by the coding sequence ATGAGTTTAAGTAATAATGAGGAGTTTAGAGCACTATTATATTTGAGAAGAGGAATTCTTGATCTTGTCGTGATAACTCTTATTGAATTATTGTCAATATTACTTATTTTCGTTATGGAATACCTAAGGCTGACCATTGCATTACAGAACTTCTTTATAACATTACCTGCCTCAGTAGCATCAGTGCTCTTACTGTTCATAGCATATTCTGACGTTAAACGAGGTTATTTTTACTCCGAAAAAGTAGGAATAAGAATTAAAACAAGTAACATAGTTTCTCCACTTCTTCTTTTACTATTCCTACTATCCTTGATAGGATTGTCTTCTTATATCTTAACTCTAGTAGGATTATTTACAAGTATAAGTAATGCAATACTTAATTCTGCAGAAACTCTACTTAGATTATTCGCCTTCGTGACATTCGTTTTTTTGGGATTTTCCTATAAAATAGTGGGCGATCATTATAAAAACGATTACATCAGTATAGGGAGTTTGGCATTTATATTAGGTGTGGTAGTATTTATATTCAATTACCGATATGGTGGACTTCTAGCTTTCATAAGTATAATCACTATTTACGTCGGTTTTAGTAACATCTTAGGAGGACTTACAAAACCCTCAACAATAAATGGAGTGCTAAGAAGTAATGGAGAGGCTGAGGTTTTGGTTTACTCAGAATCTGAAGCTCAAATTACTAACGCATATATAGTAGGTACACAATACGTTTCGAATTCAATTACTCCAACTATTTTGAACAAAGGTTATACCACGTTAAAAATTAACTTTAATACCACTCTTCCACTTAACGTTAACAACAATTACATTATAAGGTTGATTTTAGCTAATGGGAAAAATATTGACGTTAATGTGATTTTTCAGCAATAG